A single Cyclopterus lumpus isolate fCycLum1 chromosome 1, fCycLum1.pri, whole genome shotgun sequence DNA region contains:
- the atp5pd gene encoding LOW QUALITY PROTEIN: ATP synthase subunit d, mitochondrial (The sequence of the model RefSeq protein was modified relative to this genomic sequence to represent the inferred CDS: inserted 1 base in 1 codon): MAGRRAAMKSIDWLAFAERXPPNQRGMFNALKTRSDAISAKLVSLPETPATIDWSHYRSTVAKAGMVDEFEKKFLARRSLSLSTHRQAPSMHRRLNLIKVHQPTLKDLRPASAQYEQKLDNFKNMIPFDQMTIEDLNHTFPETKLDKVKYPYWPHKPIADL; this comes from the exons ATGGCAGGCCGTCGTGCAGCAATGAAATCCATCGACTGGCTGGCGTTTGCTGAGC GTCCACCCAACCAGAGGGGCATGTTCAACGCGCTGAAGACTCGCAGTGATGCCATCTCTGCAAA ACTAGTCTCACTGCCAGAGACTCCTGCCACCATTGACTGGAGCCACTACAGGAGCACAGTGGCTAAAGCCGGGATGGTTGATGAGTTTGAAAAGAAG TTCCTAGCCAGAAGATCCCTGAGCCTGTCGACACACAGACAAGCGCCATCAATGCACAGGAGGCTGAATCT AATAAAAGTGCATCAGCCTACATTGAAGGATCTAAGGCCCGCATCTGCTCAGTATGAGCAAAAG CTGGATAACTTCAAGAACATGATCCCCTTCGACCAGATGACCATTGAGGATCTCAACCATACCTTCCCTGAGACGAAGTTGGACAAGGTCAAATACCCGTACTGGCCCCACAAGCCCATTGCGGATCTGTAA